The Sulfitobacter sp. S223 genome has a window encoding:
- a CDS encoding Hint domain-containing protein produces MKPNTVRRVGGAIPQTGQYAPYASRDTGLLQGTMLLTLEGEMPVEFVSVGDKVITRDSGIARVEHIQRTKRMVHTIAVAAGSLGHTRPERDALLAGDQMCLIRDWRAQAMFSADRALVAARTLVDGEFIRDLGMQEQTLIQIFCDGPHILYADGLEISTADGARARGQVLHAA; encoded by the coding sequence ATGAAACCGAATACGGTCAGGCGCGTTGGTGGAGCAATTCCACAAACGGGCCAATACGCGCCTTATGCATCCCGCGATACCGGGCTGTTGCAAGGCACTATGCTACTGACACTTGAGGGCGAAATGCCTGTAGAGTTTGTAAGTGTCGGCGATAAAGTCATCACACGCGACAGCGGGATTGCCCGCGTAGAGCATATCCAGCGGACCAAACGCATGGTCCATACCATCGCTGTGGCAGCAGGATCGCTTGGTCACACACGGCCAGAGCGTGACGCGCTTCTTGCGGGTGACCAGATGTGTTTGATCCGCGACTGGCGCGCCCAAGCGATGTTCAGCGCAGATCGCGCCTTGGTCGCTGCCCGCACGTTGGTAGATGGCGAATTCATTCGCGATCTTGGCATGCAGGAACAGACGCTGATCCAGATCTTCTGTGACGGTCCGCATATTCTGTACGCTGACGGTCTTGAAATCAGCACCGCAGACGGCGCACGCGCCCGCGGTCAGGTTCTGCACGCCGCCTAA
- a CDS encoding NAD(P)H-hydrate epimerase, giving the protein MTELLTAHQMRGVEQRAIGAGEVTGLALMERAGQGVVDAILAHWPERRGAPGYAIVLCGPGNNGGDGFVIARLLDALGWRVDVYFYGDATKLPPDAAANYARWQAKHPVWALTQAGLRTRQRIGEVTHYIDALFGIGISRPLSGELGHIVGYLAGSGGDHGYFQPRMVAVDVPSGLDADSGRVLGCPEPVPSNSRAAYAALTVTFDSPKAGHFLADGPALCGKLVVCDIGLEAYRSLNEGNAVRPVSLSLQPPLGAVEDRRNLTAVDSSGLLSKQPYGHKYDHGAALVLSGGVGRGGAARLAARGALRMGAGLVTVGCPPSALMENAVHLDAIMLRKVADHAALRAMLADDSRLNALCIGPGLGMGAREAELVRTVLEARRACVLDADALTLIAQDSALKELLHERCVLTPHGGEFARLFPDIAENLVGPKRPELHESDALAERLKENLSFMQERLASLRSYQNELENQTGPLYSKVDAVRDAAAEAGCTVLLKGADTVIAEPNGRAVLCAAHYDRAAPWLATAGAGDVLAGFITGLLARRLDTLTAAKLGAWLHQECALSFGPGLIAEDLPEKLPKVFRQLGI; this is encoded by the coding sequence ATGACAGAGCTTTTGACAGCGCACCAAATGCGCGGAGTCGAACAGCGTGCAATTGGCGCGGGTGAGGTCACGGGACTGGCGTTGATGGAGCGGGCAGGGCAGGGCGTGGTTGATGCGATTCTTGCCCACTGGCCAGAGCGCAGGGGCGCGCCCGGCTATGCGATAGTGTTGTGCGGGCCGGGTAATAACGGGGGGGACGGCTTTGTCATTGCGCGTTTGTTGGACGCGCTTGGCTGGCGGGTCGATGTGTATTTCTATGGTGACGCGACCAAGCTGCCGCCCGATGCTGCTGCCAATTATGCGCGGTGGCAGGCGAAGCATCCTGTCTGGGCCCTGACGCAAGCCGGCCTGCGGACCCGCCAGCGCATTGGCGAGGTGACGCACTATATCGACGCGCTGTTCGGGATCGGGATAAGCCGTCCGCTCAGCGGAGAGCTAGGACATATTGTGGGCTATCTGGCGGGCAGCGGCGGCGACCATGGGTATTTTCAGCCACGTATGGTTGCGGTGGATGTACCATCTGGCCTTGATGCTGACAGCGGGCGGGTGCTGGGCTGCCCCGAACCTGTTCCCTCCAATTCCCGCGCAGCCTATGCGGCGCTGACAGTGACGTTCGACAGTCCCAAAGCCGGTCATTTTCTGGCAGACGGTCCGGCGCTATGCGGCAAGCTTGTAGTCTGTGATATCGGGTTGGAGGCTTACCGCAGCCTGAATGAAGGCAACGCTGTCCGTCCGGTCTCTCTTAGCCTTCAACCGCCGCTGGGTGCGGTTGAAGACCGTCGGAACTTAACGGCCGTAGATTCAAGCGGACTGCTTAGCAAGCAGCCCTATGGTCATAAATACGACCATGGCGCAGCACTGGTGCTATCGGGAGGTGTGGGCCGCGGTGGAGCCGCCCGCCTTGCGGCGCGCGGCGCGTTGCGTATGGGCGCGGGGCTTGTGACTGTTGGTTGTCCGCCCTCCGCATTGATGGAAAACGCTGTGCATCTCGATGCTATCATGCTGCGCAAAGTGGCGGACCATGCGGCCCTTCGCGCGATGCTGGCTGATGACAGTCGCTTAAACGCTCTCTGCATCGGACCGGGATTGGGGATGGGCGCGCGCGAAGCAGAGCTTGTGCGCACGGTGCTTGAGGCGCGCAGGGCATGTGTGCTTGATGCGGACGCCCTCACGCTGATTGCTCAAGATAGCGCACTGAAAGAACTTCTGCATGAGCGATGCGTGTTAACCCCGCATGGGGGTGAATTTGCGCGTTTGTTCCCTGATATCGCTGAAAACCTCGTGGGCCCAAAGCGTCCTGAACTACACGAATCTGACGCTCTGGCGGAGCGGCTGAAAGAAAATCTGAGTTTCATGCAAGAGCGGTTGGCATCGTTACGGAGCTATCAAAATGAGCTGGAGAACCAGACCGGGCCGCTTTATTCCAAGGTAGATGCGGTGCGTGATGCGGCAGCTGAGGCGGGTTGTACCGTGCTGCTCAAAGGGGCCGATACTGTGATCGCAGAGCCAAACGGGCGCGCAGTGCTTTGCGCAGCCCACTACGATCGCGCCGCCCCTTGGCTGGCAACAGCAGGGGCGGGCGATGTTCTGGCGGGCTTTATTACTGGCCTGCTTGCGCGGCGGTTAGATACGCTTACCGCAGCCAAACTGGGTGCGTGGCTCCATCAGGAGTGCGCACTTTCATTCGGCCCCGGCCTGATTGCAGAGGATTTGCCCGAAAAACTGCCGAAAGTATTCCGGCAGCTGGGTATTTAG
- a CDS encoding P-II family nitrogen regulator: protein MKKIEAIIKPFKLDEVKEALQDVGVQGLSVIEVKGFGRQKGHTELYRGAEYVVDFLPKVKVEIVLDDDQVDAAIEAIVNAAKTEKIGDGKIFVSPVEQTIRIRTGETGSDAL, encoded by the coding sequence ATGAAAAAGATCGAAGCGATCATCAAACCCTTTAAGCTCGACGAGGTGAAGGAAGCCCTTCAGGACGTCGGCGTTCAAGGCCTCTCTGTTATCGAGGTAAAAGGTTTTGGCCGTCAGAAGGGCCACACCGAACTGTATCGCGGCGCTGAGTATGTGGTGGATTTCCTACCAAAAGTGAAAGTGGAAATCGTTCTTGATGATGATCAGGTCGATGCCGCCATCGAAGCAATCGTAAACGCAGCCAAGACAGAAAAAATCGGCGACGGCAAAATCTTTGTCTCTCCGGTTGAGCAAACGATCCGCATCCGCACCGGCGAGACCGGTTCAGACGCCCTGTAA
- the glnA gene encoding type I glutamate--ammonia ligase, with product MSANADLIKRIKDEDIEYVDIRFTDTRGKLQHVTIVNDLVDEDFLEEGFMFDGSSIEGWKSIEASDMKLMPDVSTAYVDPFYAEKTLCIHCSIVEPDTGESYERDPRGTAEKAEAYLKSSGIGDVAYFGPEAEFFLFDNVKFSNSINKVSYEVDASDASWNTDTDYEMGNMGHRPGLKGGYFPVNPIDEAQDLRAEMLSTMKRLGMKVDKHHHEVASCQHELGLIFGTLTTQADELQKYKYVIHNVAHAYGKSATFMPKPIYGDNGSGMHVNMSIWKDGKPLFAGDKYADLSQEALYFIGGILTHAKSLNAFTNPGTNSYKRLIPGFEAPVLRAYSARNRSGCVRIPWTESPKAKRVEARFPDPSANPYLCFAALLMAGLDGIKNKIDPGEAMDKNLYDLPAEELAGIPTVCGSLREALDELGKDMDYLLAGDVFTKDQIEGYIGLKMEEVHKYEHTPHPVEFGMYYSC from the coding sequence ATGAGCGCTAATGCAGACCTGATCAAACGGATCAAAGACGAGGATATCGAATATGTCGACATCCGTTTTACCGACACACGCGGTAAATTGCAGCACGTTACCATCGTTAACGATCTGGTAGATGAAGACTTCCTCGAAGAAGGTTTCATGTTTGACGGCTCCTCCATCGAGGGCTGGAAATCCATCGAAGCCTCCGACATGAAGCTGATGCCCGACGTTTCGACAGCATATGTTGACCCCTTCTACGCTGAAAAAACGCTCTGCATTCACTGCTCCATTGTTGAGCCTGACACAGGCGAATCCTATGAGCGTGACCCACGCGGCACAGCCGAAAAAGCCGAAGCATATCTGAAGTCTTCCGGCATCGGTGATGTGGCCTACTTCGGTCCCGAAGCGGAATTCTTCCTGTTTGACAACGTGAAGTTCTCCAACTCTATCAACAAGGTATCCTACGAAGTTGATGCGTCCGACGCGTCCTGGAACACCGACACCGATTACGAGATGGGCAACATGGGCCACCGCCCTGGCCTCAAAGGCGGCTACTTCCCGGTGAACCCCATCGACGAAGCCCAAGACCTGCGCGCCGAGATGCTGTCTACCATGAAGCGTCTGGGTATGAAGGTTGACAAGCACCACCACGAAGTGGCGTCTTGCCAGCACGAACTCGGCCTTATCTTTGGCACGCTGACCACACAGGCAGACGAGCTGCAGAAATACAAATACGTGATTCACAACGTGGCGCACGCCTACGGCAAATCCGCAACGTTCATGCCAAAGCCAATCTATGGCGATAACGGCTCCGGCATGCACGTGAACATGTCCATCTGGAAAGATGGCAAGCCTTTGTTTGCTGGCGACAAATACGCTGATCTGTCCCAAGAAGCGCTGTATTTCATTGGCGGCATTCTGACACACGCAAAGTCGCTGAACGCGTTTACCAACCCGGGCACCAACAGCTACAAGCGTCTGATCCCGGGCTTTGAAGCCCCTGTACTGCGCGCTTATTCCGCACGCAACCGCTCCGGCTGCGTCCGTATTCCATGGACAGAATCCCCCAAGGCGAAGCGCGTCGAAGCTCGTTTCCCAGATCCGAGCGCGAACCCTTACCTTTGCTTCGCAGCTCTTTTGATGGCCGGCCTTGACGGCATCAAGAACAAGATCGACCCGGGCGAAGCGATGGACAAAAACCTCTATGACCTGCCCGCAGAAGAGCTGGCCGGCATCCCAACGGTTTGTGGCTCGCTGCGCGAAGCTTTGGACGAGCTGGGCAAGGATATGGACTATCTGCTGGCCGGTGACGTGTTCACCAAAGACCAGATCGAAGGTTATATCGGCCTGAAGATGGAAGAAGTTCACAAGTATGAGCACACGCCTCACCCTGTTGAATTCGGCATGTACTACAGCTGCTAA
- a CDS encoding lytic transglycosylase domain-containing protein: MRFTRKIMLAGAFMGALAAPAIAAQCGNNASGFGAWKAAFASEAQKAGVKQRGLDALANAQYATATIQADRNQKSFKYTLDKFMQVRGANTIVSQGRKRKGQNAGFYSSLEQQYGVPAGVLLAIHGMETGFGGFMGGSAVVSAITTLAYDCRRSAFFTPHAIGALMLVDRGSITSNTKGAKHGELGHTQFLPGNALRYGVDGNGDGRVDLYNQTDAMASTANFLRKKGWKPGQGYQQGQPNFAVIKQWNAATVYQQAIAIMGAKIDG; this comes from the coding sequence ATGCGTTTCACTAGAAAAATTATGCTTGCTGGCGCTTTTATGGGTGCCCTCGCGGCCCCTGCAATTGCCGCCCAGTGCGGCAATAACGCCAGCGGATTTGGCGCATGGAAAGCGGCCTTTGCCTCCGAAGCGCAGAAAGCAGGCGTAAAGCAGCGCGGCCTAGACGCCCTTGCAAATGCGCAATACGCAACCGCGACAATTCAGGCCGACCGCAACCAGAAATCGTTCAAATACACATTGGACAAATTCATGCAGGTGCGCGGCGCGAACACGATCGTCAGCCAAGGCCGCAAGCGCAAGGGGCAGAACGCTGGCTTTTATTCATCGCTAGAACAGCAATACGGAGTGCCTGCGGGTGTACTGCTGGCCATCCACGGCATGGAAACCGGTTTTGGCGGCTTCATGGGCGGCTCTGCTGTTGTATCCGCCATCACGACACTGGCTTATGATTGCCGCCGGTCCGCGTTTTTCACGCCCCATGCTATCGGGGCGCTGATGCTGGTTGACCGTGGCTCAATCACCTCCAACACCAAAGGTGCCAAGCACGGTGAGCTGGGCCATACCCAGTTCCTGCCGGGCAACGCGCTGCGTTATGGCGTTGACGGCAATGGCGACGGCCGCGTAGATCTGTACAATCAAACGGATGCGATGGCCTCAACCGCTAACTTCCTGCGCAAGAAAGGCTGGAAGCCCGGACAAGGGTACCAGCAGGGTCAACCGAACTTTGCAGTGATCAAACAGTGGAATGCAGCCACCGTCTATCAGCAGGCGATTGCAATCATGGGCGCCAAAATCGACGGCTGA
- a CDS encoding glyoxalase superfamily protein, whose product MTHIPSRDVLKAQAKRLRTELSAKGTEMTHAAALETVAHQWGMRDWNTLAAKADVSAVQWHPGQRVSGRYLGHPFRGMIKAASLSSSSYWSLTVRFDAPVDVVESELFTSLRQQVRAAVNADGVSPQKTSNGQPHIVITPE is encoded by the coding sequence ATGACACACATACCTTCCCGCGATGTGCTGAAAGCACAAGCAAAACGCCTGCGTACTGAACTGAGCGCAAAAGGCACCGAGATGACCCATGCCGCAGCCTTGGAAACGGTTGCGCATCAATGGGGCATGCGTGACTGGAACACGCTTGCTGCCAAGGCAGATGTAAGCGCTGTTCAATGGCACCCCGGCCAACGTGTTTCAGGGCGTTATCTGGGCCACCCGTTCCGGGGCATGATCAAGGCGGCAAGCCTGTCATCCTCTAGCTACTGGTCACTCACTGTGCGCTTCGACGCGCCTGTGGATGTGGTGGAGTCCGAGTTGTTCACCTCTTTGCGCCAACAAGTGCGCGCAGCGGTCAACGCGGACGGTGTATCGCCGCAAAAGACATCGAACGGTCAGCCGCATATCGTGATCACACCAGAATGA
- a CDS encoding DUF3445 domain-containing protein, protein MAPAAADDWLRVDEAYGAQIQRRLELFSQARDAVLWMEPTALNAAREVLAEALAVLPSLGFTVGASDVTCPDGRVVPLDLNEPLLTLGMLVQEDICILRKHGAEHVLVGAVLCFPASWRLAEKAGKPLIGIHEPVQEYDNDLARRVQRLFDGVRAGRPLWRFNRLWYDDPELHQPRSATAPRRIEPDRKAAPYIRSERQCIVRMPVSDVVVFSIHTFVVAT, encoded by the coding sequence ATGGCACCGGCGGCTGCGGATGATTGGTTGCGCGTTGACGAAGCCTATGGCGCGCAAATTCAGCGGCGACTGGAGCTATTTTCCCAAGCCCGCGATGCAGTTCTGTGGATGGAGCCGACAGCGCTGAATGCTGCGCGCGAGGTGCTGGCAGAAGCCTTGGCCGTGCTGCCATCGTTGGGGTTCACTGTGGGTGCAAGCGACGTGACTTGCCCTGACGGGCGCGTGGTCCCACTCGACCTCAATGAACCGCTTCTGACGCTGGGGATGCTGGTGCAGGAAGATATCTGCATCCTGCGCAAACACGGGGCAGAGCATGTTCTGGTGGGCGCTGTTCTGTGCTTTCCTGCCAGTTGGCGTCTGGCGGAAAAGGCGGGCAAGCCACTGATCGGTATCCATGAACCTGTGCAAGAGTATGACAATGATCTGGCGCGCCGCGTCCAGCGTTTGTTTGACGGGGTGCGGGCAGGGCGGCCTTTGTGGCGCTTTAACCGGCTTTGGTATGACGATCCTGAATTGCACCAGCCCCGCTCGGCCACAGCACCACGCCGGATTGAACCTGACCGAAAGGCCGCACCCTATATCCGATCGGAACGGCAATGCATTGTGCGGATGCCGGTCAGTGATGTCGTTGTGTTTTCGATCCACACGTTCGTAGTGGCAACGTAA
- the dddP gene encoding dimethylsulfonioproprionate lyase DddP, which yields MNQHYRETRKIDPTKGATLPDGSPNDADRVEIGPTQLAFREWEAAGLVLPNLDAMRRYRWARLTQHIVARGYGGLLMFDPLNIRYATDSTNMQLWNTHNPFRAVLLCADGYMVIWDYKNSPFLSEFNPLVREQRSGADLFYFDRGDKVGMAADVLAGEIRDLVAEHGSGEKRLAVDKIMLHGLRSLERAGFEVMDGEEVTEKSRSIKGADEVLAMRCASHACETSVRAMEDFARSNVPLGNTSEDDIWAVMHAENIRRGGEWIETRLLSSGPRTNPWFQECGPRITQPNEIISFDTDLVGSYGICVDISRSWWIGDQAPPPEMIYAMQHGVEHIMTNMQMLKPGVMIPELSANTHVLDAPFQKQKYGCLMHGVGLCDEWPLVAYPDQAVEGAYDYPLEAGMVLCVEALVSAEGGNFSIKLEDQVLITEDGYENLTTYPFDAALMGLGQS from the coding sequence ATGAACCAACACTACCGTGAGACCCGCAAGATCGACCCGACCAAAGGCGCGACCCTGCCCGATGGCTCCCCAAACGATGCAGACCGCGTTGAAATCGGCCCCACTCAACTGGCGTTTCGCGAATGGGAGGCCGCGGGGCTTGTTCTGCCCAATCTGGACGCCATGCGCCGCTATCGATGGGCGCGGCTGACACAACATATCGTTGCCCGTGGCTATGGCGGGTTGCTGATGTTTGATCCGCTCAACATCCGCTACGCCACCGACAGCACCAACATGCAACTGTGGAACACGCACAATCCTTTCCGCGCAGTCCTTTTATGTGCCGACGGTTACATGGTGATTTGGGATTATAAGAACTCGCCTTTTCTGAGCGAATTCAACCCGCTGGTCCGCGAACAACGATCGGGCGCGGACCTGTTCTATTTTGATCGGGGCGACAAGGTTGGTATGGCGGCGGACGTGCTCGCGGGGGAAATACGCGATCTTGTGGCAGAGCATGGCAGCGGCGAAAAGCGGCTAGCGGTGGACAAGATCATGCTGCACGGTTTGCGGTCGCTGGAACGGGCGGGCTTTGAGGTCATGGACGGTGAGGAAGTGACCGAAAAATCCCGCAGCATCAAAGGTGCTGACGAAGTCTTGGCGATGCGCTGCGCCAGCCACGCGTGTGAAACCTCAGTGCGTGCAATGGAGGATTTTGCGCGGTCGAATGTCCCGCTTGGCAACACCTCTGAAGATGACATATGGGCGGTCATGCACGCCGAGAACATCCGCCGCGGAGGTGAATGGATCGAAACGCGGCTGCTGTCGTCAGGTCCGCGCACCAATCCGTGGTTTCAGGAATGTGGGCCACGTATCACGCAACCGAACGAAATCATCAGTTTTGATACCGATCTAGTCGGCAGCTACGGCATCTGCGTCGACATCTCGCGCAGCTGGTGGATCGGTGATCAGGCCCCGCCACCAGAGATGATCTATGCCATGCAGCACGGGGTCGAACACATCATGACGAACATGCAAATGCTCAAACCCGGCGTGATGATCCCGGAGCTATCGGCGAACACCCATGTTCTGGATGCACCGTTTCAAAAGCAGAAATACGGATGCCTCATGCACGGCGTTGGACTATGCGATGAATGGCCATTGGTTGCATATCCGGATCAAGCCGTCGAGGGCGCCTATGATTACCCTCTTGAGGCGGGCATGGTGCTGTGTGTTGAGGCATTGGTCAGTGCCGAGGGCGGTAATTTTTCGATCAAGCTCGAAGATCAGGTTTTGATCACCGAAGACGGTTATGAGAATTTGACCACCTATCCGTTTGATGCCGCATTGATGGGGCTGGGCCAAAGCTGA
- a CDS encoding PLP-dependent aspartate aminotransferase family protein, producing the protein MSPRPSHTLRPATVAAQAGGLLDDATGGVVPPIHPATTFVRDESYVPAVDGNVYSRSHAPNGRMVEGVLAQLEGAQEAMVFPSGMAAVAAVFRTLPAGASVLVQSQIYWGTTAWIRAFCDRRDITLIEIEAADTDAFAQACADHKPALAWIETPSNPWLRIVDIAACAQAVHAAGGLLIADMTTSTPVLTRAVSFGADIVMHSATKGLNGHSDVLAGALACADANSEIWQAIRADRDMAGAVLGPFEAWLLLRGMRTLPLRVERMSSNAQTLALYLSDHPAVEAVLYPGLPSHKGHDLACTQMKGGFGPLLSFVVKGGAEAALAATARLQLFHRATSLGGVESLVEHRHTIEPHTGIPEGLLRLSVGIEDAGDLADDLGQALGQ; encoded by the coding sequence ATGTCTCCAAGACCGTCCCACACCCTTCGTCCTGCCACTGTTGCCGCACAGGCAGGCGGGCTGCTGGATGACGCAACCGGTGGTGTCGTGCCACCGATTCACCCCGCAACAACTTTTGTACGCGACGAAAGCTATGTGCCGGCGGTGGACGGCAATGTCTATTCGCGTTCCCATGCGCCCAACGGGCGGATGGTCGAAGGGGTGCTGGCGCAACTGGAAGGCGCGCAGGAGGCGATGGTCTTTCCCTCTGGCATGGCGGCAGTAGCGGCGGTCTTCCGCACGTTGCCTGCTGGTGCCAGCGTTCTGGTGCAAAGCCAGATTTACTGGGGTACCACAGCGTGGATTCGTGCCTTTTGTGACCGCAGGGATATCACCTTGATCGAGATCGAGGCGGCAGACACAGACGCTTTTGCACAGGCCTGCGCCGACCATAAACCAGCCCTTGCATGGATCGAGACGCCTTCGAACCCGTGGTTGCGGATTGTGGATATTGCCGCTTGCGCGCAGGCTGTACATGCCGCCGGTGGTTTGCTGATCGCCGATATGACAACCTCTACGCCTGTGCTGACACGCGCCGTGTCCTTCGGGGCCGATATCGTCATGCACTCTGCAACCAAAGGGCTGAACGGACATTCCGATGTGCTGGCAGGTGCGCTGGCCTGTGCGGACGCAAATAGCGAAATCTGGCAAGCCATTCGTGCCGACCGTGATATGGCGGGCGCCGTGCTTGGTCCGTTCGAGGCGTGGCTGCTGCTGCGCGGTATGCGGACCCTGCCACTGCGGGTTGAGCGGATGTCATCGAACGCGCAGACACTGGCGTTATATCTGTCGGACCATCCGGCGGTCGAGGCCGTGCTTTACCCCGGTTTGCCATCTCACAAGGGGCATGATCTGGCCTGCACCCAGATGAAAGGTGGCTTCGGCCCGCTGTTGTCATTCGTGGTGAAAGGCGGCGCTGAGGCGGCATTGGCCGCGACTGCGCGCCTTCAGCTTTTCCACCGTGCAACATCTCTTGGTGGTGTCGAAAGCCTTGTTGAACACCGCCACACCATCGAGCCGCATACAGGTATTCCAGAGGGGCTGCTGCGCCTGTCGGTTGGCATCGAAGATGCGGGCGATCTGGCAGACGATCTGGGCCAAGCGCTGGGGCAGTAA
- a CDS encoding bifunctional alpha/beta hydrolase/OsmC family protein: protein MPVKRVSFPGHDGAQLAARLDMPAGPHLATALFAHCFTCGKDIAAARRIAARLAAMGIAVLRFDFTGLGHSEGEFANTSFTSNVDDLVCAATWAAQEGMPPSLLIGHSLGGAAVIKAASQLDGIKAVVTIGAPFDPAHVTQHFADALPQIARDGAAQVDLAGRSFTIGKSFIEDTGNGALGDVLSHLKTALLVMHGPLDEVVSVDSAAQIFMAAKHPKSFVSLDNADHLITRAEDAEYAANVIASWAARYIHLPLPAPPVGTPEGIVRVSEADPDGFLQDISSGTHVHLVADEPLAYGGTNMGMSPYGFLSASLGACTSMTIRMYARRKGWPLEHVRVDVSHDKVHAQDAATGSGEKIDRFNRLITLTGGALSPEERTRLLEIADRCPVHRTLERTSEIHTALVE, encoded by the coding sequence ATGCCAGTAAAGCGCGTCTCTTTTCCCGGTCATGACGGCGCGCAACTGGCCGCTCGGCTGGATATGCCTGCCGGTCCACATCTGGCGACAGCGCTTTTTGCGCATTGTTTCACCTGTGGAAAGGATATCGCGGCCGCGCGCCGCATCGCCGCACGGCTGGCAGCCATGGGCATTGCCGTCTTGCGATTTGACTTTACCGGCTTGGGCCATTCGGAGGGTGAGTTCGCCAACACCTCCTTCACCAGTAACGTCGATGATTTGGTCTGTGCCGCCACTTGGGCAGCGCAGGAAGGTATGCCGCCAAGCCTGCTGATCGGTCATTCGCTGGGCGGGGCTGCGGTGATCAAAGCTGCAAGCCAGCTTGACGGTATCAAGGCAGTGGTCACGATCGGCGCGCCCTTTGATCCGGCCCATGTGACCCAGCACTTCGCGGATGCTTTGCCGCAAATCGCCCGCGATGGCGCTGCGCAGGTCGATCTGGCCGGACGCAGCTTTACCATCGGAAAATCCTTCATCGAAGATACCGGCAACGGTGCATTGGGCGATGTATTGAGCCACCTTAAAACCGCCCTTTTGGTGATGCACGGGCCGCTGGACGAAGTCGTCAGCGTGGACAGTGCCGCGCAGATTTTCATGGCTGCGAAACACCCCAAAAGCTTTGTTTCGCTCGACAATGCAGACCACCTGATCACGCGAGCCGAGGACGCGGAATATGCTGCCAATGTGATTGCTTCATGGGCAGCGCGCTATATCCATCTTCCCCTGCCCGCGCCGCCCGTCGGCACCCCCGAAGGCATCGTGCGTGTGTCAGAGGCCGATCCTGACGGCTTTCTGCAAGATATTTCCTCTGGCACCCATGTGCATTTGGTCGCGGATGAACCACTGGCCTATGGTGGGACCAATATGGGGATGTCTCCCTACGGGTTTCTTTCAGCAAGCCTTGGTGCCTGCACCTCTATGACCATCCGCATGTATGCACGGCGCAAGGGATGGCCACTGGAACATGTCCGCGTTGATGTCAGCCATGACAAAGTGCACGCACAGGACGCTGCAACAGGCTCAGGTGAGAAAATCGACAGATTTAACCGCCTAATCACCCTGACTGGAGGCGCTCTAAGCCCCGAGGAAAGAACCAGATTGCTGGAAATCGCAGACCGTTGCCCGGTGCACCGAACGCTGGAGCGAACGTCGGAAATTCACACCGCACTTGTCGAATAG